Part of the Thamnophis elegans isolate rThaEle1 chromosome 10, rThaEle1.pri, whole genome shotgun sequence genome, CTCATTTTAAATACTAGTGGCATGCCCTATCATTGTTGAAGCGAGTAGTCTTGGTGATTCCCTTTACAGactaacagaattgaaagggtcttgaaggtcttctagtccaagataCCCAACTCCTTGCCACAGCCCACTACGGGCCATTCCTATTTGGAACTGGGCTATGGTGAGTGGCTAGGcagcgcatgtgtgcacacagcTCAAATTGTACAAGTGGTGGGCGGATCGACATTCCATATGTGTGTGGCCTGCCACTGCACAAGTTGGGCTGtgtatgcacatgcgcactggcctgCCACTCGGCCCCAGTCCCACCACACCACCACCAgccaggccaccaagccacaaaggttggggactgctcttctagtccaattcatGTAGTACAAGTCTCTCCCATCAGCTGGCAACTAATTGGGAGAAAGATAAATTTGTTTTTGCTAATATCTTTAATAAATCTTTGCCTACTTTCTTTAGAGGAGTGACACCAATCTAAAATTATTTAGGAGTTAATATGGAAAACaagttggatttggatttggattttactttatttatatgccgcccttttccctgaggggactcagggcggctcacaatccagggggagggaagtacaagACAAGTACACACAGTTGTTGGACACAGTACATCCAGTTGTTAAATTGATTATATATGGATTATTTTTTTGGCTCAAATGCCAGCTTTTCACAATTGTTACACAGTCTTAATATAAAGGCTTGATGCTAATTTTTTTAATAAGGCAAAACTAAACTGGtattaaaataacatttctaATTAACAATCTTAGAAACTGAAAAGGTTTGTCAATCACTGCTTGTTCTTAATTATAATGTAAGCAACTTTTAATTTTACTGTGGAAAGTCATTAAACAATTTCTAGATTGAACTATATCTTTAAAATGGTATATTAATGGTGcggtttttttttaggttttgtAGGAGGATGTTAATTTAATCTGATAGATTTGATCTCTGTGGCCAATGCTACATTTAATTACTTATTTTTGGTTACATGTTTTAGAGAAAGTTGGAAAACCAACACAATATTGAGACATTATTTCTAAAGTTATTGTCCTTTTTTCTCTATAAATGGTTTGTGACATAAATAATCAATTTTATATGTAATTAGCTGACAAATTTATTGTATCAAAATACTGGAAagttaaaataagtttttttgAATCAATATTTAAAAGTGTCAGAATAAGAGAAGTTAACAAAGAAGATAATACTACAAATATAAAAAATCATTTAAGGACCAGGTTACtcacatttaatgaccattttttATCTATTCACAAACAATTCTTACTAGATTATCTCATCTATACAAAAATATTAACTATATGaaaaaatcatattttcaaaGATGATACATGTTACTCTGCCTTttcctatttaaaatatttattaacatATCTAGAAGATTAAGCAATTTTACATAGTGCTTTGCAAAAGCATGCTTTGGCATTGTATCTGAACTGAACTAGCTTTGAAgtgatattaaatattttttaattaatgatTGCTTTTCTAAATTGCAGTTAGTATTTATTATTTCCAAATGAATATATATTACATGAATGATCTGTCCACTGGCAACTGTTGTGAATATTTTGTATTCTTGTATAATTAAAGTACAATATTGTGTATTCTGAAATTGGAATTTTTTACTAGCATAACCTCAGAATGATTAGTAAATCCAAATGAGAACAAGAACATTTGTTTTGTATGGTGTTAATATGTACACTAAGCTCATTGGAAAACATTATGAGAACCCCTAAATCAAACAGTTTGCTTATAATGAAGTGTGAGACATTTCTAAATATAGAGATTGCTACCAGCTTCCTTGTAATCCCATTAGTTCAAgtgctaaatttaaaaaaacgCTGCCAAGAATTGTTTTTAATGTCAGCTACCAGATTTGTTCTAAACCAATGTGAGACATTTTTTCCCTGCCAGGTGTGAGAAATTGAGATTGTCTGGTTTGAACCATATGGACCTATGATTTATAGTTTCTATAAAAATTTATTTACATATACTTTTCCTAAATGGATTTGAATTCCTGTAAAGGAATTGTAGATGACAGGAGCAAACTTTTAGTGGACTATAAAGATGCAGCTTATAATATTAGCAATTTATTTGGATAAGTTCTTCATAAAATAGGTTAATTTAAACTGAATTGGTGGTCACTAAAAATAGTTATTCTTTGTTACCAAAATTGCTGTTTGAAAACTCTGAAGACAGACTTTTGTGAAATCCTGAAAATCCTATGTGACTTAAAGACATTTTTGCAGTTATAGGGGGGCCTACTTTGCATAACTGTTTTTAGAGAGTGCTATGATGCCATGTGTTTTGCCTGGTTTAATGAAGATACTGATAtcagaactgatttttttttaaaggagaatataGAATGATCTAGCATTTCTAGACATAAACTGAGAATAGAGAAATGAACACTAGATAGTGGTAGAAGTAGTGAGGAGATTTTCCTGGGATGGCATCCCTTTAGCTATAGATAGCAAACCTAAAGCTCCTTACAGAGAAACCTCTTACTAGCCATTTTCCACAAATGGTACATACACCTCAAAGGTACTTAGTGAAAATCCTTCAGAGGTATTTAATAGTGGAGTCAGCAGTCTCCCTCCTATTCTTTGAAGCTTGTACATATAACCAGGTGGTGGCACAAAAAAGCAAAACGCAGAGAAATACTGGAAGATTTCCCCAGTGTTTTTACCTCAGCAAGCTCTGCTACTCCAATTGATTGCCAAGATGTGTGATATGGGGGGACTTGATAATCTGATCGCCAACCCAGCATATCTGCAGGCCAGGAAGTCTGGAGATGTGGATGCCAAGGATATGCAAAAGCGGCGCAAGAGCATTAACCACTACCTAAGGTTGAGGAATGTGTTGAATTAAGAGTTCAATTTCTCCAGAATATGAGAACATTTGTGAGCAGCAGCCCATTGGCAAGAAATTTTTCAAAGAATACCTGATGACTGAGCCTGAATACCAGTTGGCCAAGAATTCTTGGATGAATTTTGGCTTGGGAGTTATCAGAAGATAGCATCAAGAATAGTCTCCTCGAGGGCACATTCAACATCTATCTGAAGAATGTTAGCAACACTTACTGAAATTTCTTAGTACGGACCTATCCAACAGTGCCAGTCAGCCTCCGCAAATGATTTTGAGAACCTCCTGCAGTTGGCCAGGGAGAGACAAAAGGCTTTCTTAAGGGAAACCCCTTTGAGGGCTTCCAGGCCAGTCCATTCTATGAGAAATTCTTGCAGTGGAAAAGCTATGAGCGACAAACTATAAATGATAAATTCTTTGAAGAGTTCCGAACATTAGGCAAGGGAGGCTTTGGCGAGGTAAGGAGCAATTATCTAGTCTACATGCTGTGTATATAGATGAGCTTTTGTACTTAAATAAATTCATTAGACCATGGGTCACTAGATATGTTTTTGCATAAACAAGGTTCCTTGTTATATATCCATGTTTAAGTCCTTTTCACTGGTATTTTCTTTGCACTAATATGTATTCAGGGACAATATGTAGCTTTCCCTTTAATGGCTCAGAGTTGCTTACATGaaatcatgtttttatttttcatgagATACTAAACAATTCTATAATTTGTTTATGAATTTTATTTACCACCTTTGTGCTATATAAGCACTTATGACAACTTGTAACAGGCAAGACAAATGCAAAATTTAATTTGTTATTTTTGATTAGTTTAAAATGTATGTAGTGTTATTACTTATGCTTTAAGTAAGTGGAAAGGCTAGGACACATTCCAGCCAAGGGACTTTATTTTCAAGTTATCACTAAAGCAGTTGAGGAATTGTCACTGCTATCTCTCTGCTTCCCAATATAAATGACTCACTTGGACTTTTTCCTTTTGCATGGAACATGCTGTAGGTTTGTGCTGTCAGGTGAAATGTACCGGGAAGATGTATGCCTGCAAGAAGCTGGACAAAAaagattgaagaaaaaaaagggtgaaagCATGGCTCTTCTTGAAAAGGAGATACTTGAAAAAGTCAACAGTCGTTTCATTGTCACGCTGGCCTATGCTTTTCAAAGTAAACTGCTTTATGTCTCGTCATGAGCCTCATGAATGGTGGGGACCTTAGATATCACATTTACAatgtgggagaaagaggcttgGAAAAGGATAGAGTCATGTTCTACTCAGCTCAGATTATCTGTGGGATACTGCACCTCCACTCCATCAAAATTCTCTACAGGGACATGAAgccagaaatgtccttctggatgaTAATGGTCATTGCCGATTGTCTGATCTTGGTTTGGCAGTAGAAGTCAAGGAAGGCAAAAAATCACCAACAAGGTAAGTGAGTATTTATTGTGCAGGGTTGCAGATACAGTAGAGCCATTCTCTCTCTTCTTATGCGTTAGATCCAGTATTAATTCTTTCAGATTTGCTCCTGATTAAATCTTATTTGCTAACTTTATCTATGTGACAGACTGGTAAGAAGATTTGCCTAATTCAATATTTACATTGTATAGTGCAGTAATTCAGGTACCATAATTTCTTATAAGAAATCTATACCTTGCCAAAGTTTCCATTTTCTTTCAAGCAATTACATGTTTTCTGATTGCTGATCGAGAAAATAAAGAAAGTGGTATATTATGCAATGAATTGTGGGGAAATGAATTATGAATGTAAAGTGTTACCTTATTATCCAAATATAAAACATAATCTATAGAAAGTTCTGTACAAGCCCATTGCAAGTAATAAGAATTACATAAGAATATTAAAGTTTGTTtcagtaaatgaaaaaaaaataaacattttattaaaattgggAAAGACAGACTACACTAGGCCAGATTGGTTTGCACAATATATACATATAGGAGCAAGGGGGTGAGGAATAGGACACTTGGAAACATAAATTAATTGTCTTCTTAGTTgtgaactttttattttaaaaagctttagaAAAATTAAACTACATTTTTCTTTCAATTATGTTTAAAGTGCAGAAGATAGCATTGATTTAGACATTAATACACAAGcaaagaattttgaaaaatgattatattactttattCACATTAGGCTCCATTTttagttttataatttttaaaatccttggTTTATTTGTGTATTTATCTTTGCTTTTATATGGCCAGTATCACACAAAGTGATTTTGGATGATGTACAACAATTGAATACAACAACAAATAGATTAAAATAtcaaaaaggattaaaaattaagaatattATCAATATATTTAAAAGGCATTAAAATCCCATGGAAACAGCAAGAATGTCATGACAATAGTAGGGCCATCTAGTAATCTCTTCAGTTCCCAAAGATCTTTAGCCTGATGACATAACCAAGTCTTGAGGACTATTTAAACCTATAGCACAAAGAGGTACCACAGCACCTCCTGGACAAACCAGATGCAATTCCCTGGCTGATAGAACCCATAATATCCCTTTCCCTCCCAGATCTAATGGGACAAATGATTGTCTAAGCAATCAGGAAGATGCAGTCCTTCAGATAAGTGGTGCTATGCCCTGAAGGAGTTTAACAGTCAAAACCAGTATCTTGAATGGACCTGGAAGCTTACTGACAATCAATGCAGCTTGTGAAGCAGAGGTATAATATGTGCTCTCTAGTAGTATACATAACTGCCTGCCCCACCACAGCGGATGGGGGATGGGAACTTTTGATTTAATGGAAGTCCCATGTAGAATGCATCTACCACTGTAACCCAGTACTCCCAAttttgaggtgactagggcataaGTAACCATGAAACAGTCTCTCAATCCAGGAAGAGATGCATTTGGCACATAGCACAAAGTTGTGCAAAAACCCTCCTAGCCATGACCATCACCTTctctttgagcaggagtcatGAACCTAGGTGGACTCCCAGGTTGCCCCTCCTCCCAGCACCAAAGATGGCAAAGTCCTAGAAAGTCACATACAGCAACGATGGATGCACAACCTCCATCCTTCCATGCCTGAGATCAATACAATATGTCCAATGCCATTTTCCCCCCACTACCCAGGTCTGAATATTAACTGTAAAGGATCCAGGTAATCTGCTTTATCCAGTGCCCTCTGAAGCTGTTTGAACAACCACCTTCTCATTCACCTTGTCCCAAAGAGGAAATTAGATTACTGAGCAAAAGGTGTCCAGTATATTAAAATCCAGCAATGGCTTTGAAGGAGGGGGCAAACCAAAACCTCTTTAAGAGGTAAAGGAACAACCTCCTCACTCAAAGAAAATTAACCACTGCTAGAACCCACTCTTACACTCTGGACCACTTTCCACAGCCAGGAGGATATTAATCTAAAAAGCTGGTGGTTAAGTTCACAATTTAAAGCACTCAGTCCATTTCCTCAGGTCCAAGAGGTTCAAACTATTCTCAATAACCAGGCAAGACTCCACCACAGACATTTCCTCTGGATATGCAGCAAGGCCAGCATCCAACTGCAAGCAAATTGGAGCAATTTTATCCAAATTGCTCCCCATGCACAAGAGGGCTGTCTCACCCAAAACAGGTGTGTGGGGCAACCAATCTCTGAATGCAATGTGGGTGGAGAAGTCCTAGCCTTACTGCCACAAGGTAAGTTCTAATAGTGACTCTAACCCAAGTTGTTGTTGACTTATTCTTGGTTGAGTGCCAGTGCTGTTTTAATATCCAATCTTTGGTTTGCCTGGGCTACATTGAGTGAATAGTAATTGTCTTGGGCTGtttctaaaatatataatatgGTCAATGTATATAAACaacaaatgttttcattttttattacatCTTGTGGCACCGCATTACTAGCTAACCAGGGCCACATGTGGCTCATGGACTGTGGGTTGAACACATCTGTTCTAGATGTCTCTTTTCTCATTTCATCTCCCTGAGCTCCTCCATAAACCACAGGGGAGTGACAAGATCCCTGACAGAGAAGTAGTTGTATGAGTGCAATCCAATCCAACTCCTTAGCCATCCTCTGCTGCAAGCAGCAACCAAAGCTTTGGATGGAACTTGCAGCAGACTTAACAGGAATAGCTGCTTGTTTTCCCCGAAACCCATCTGAGTCCATCAATTGTCAGTAGCAGACCAATCTAATGAGCCCAGTCTTTCACAGTGGATAACAACTCTAGAAAATCCCATGGAAATCAGGGTGTGATGTCACCATGACAAAGAGAGACACCAAAAACTCCCTCCATTGCTCTGATAGGAACATCAGATGCAGACTATGACCATGTTCTATGTTGAGTTCTGGGTAACCTGGGATTGGTCCATGGGCCGTCATGGTAGCTATGAATTCTAGAGCCACTTTTAAGAAgatgcttcaattttttttatttacatagAAATATATGGAATGAATAGGTATGTGTTTATATATGGAATGTAGGATATTTATATGGCATGAATGTGTAAATTGTGTATATCTCCTAATTTTACAAATCTAGTTAATatgtaataattatattaataaatatttatatttattttaaattaatgtggattcttt contains:
- the GRK7 gene encoding LOW QUALITY PROTEIN: rhodopsin kinase GRK7 (The sequence of the model RefSeq protein was modified relative to this genomic sequence to represent the inferred CDS: inserted 10 bases in 9 codons; deleted 2 bases in 1 codon; substituted 2 bases at 2 genomic stop codons); this encodes MCDMGGLDNLIANPAYLQARKSGDVDAKDMQKRRKSINLPKVEECVXIKSSISPEYENICEQQPIGKKFFKEYLMTEPEYQLAKXILGXILAWELSEDSIKNSLLEGTFNIYLKNVSNTYXKFLSTDLSNXCQSASANDFENLLQLARXETKGFLKGNPFEGFQASPFYEKFLQWKSYERQTINDKFFEEFRTLGKGGFGEVCAXQVKCTGKMYACKKLDXKRLKKKKGESMALLEKEILEKVNSRFIVTLAYAFQSKXALCLVMSLMNGGDLRYHIYNVGERGLEKDRVMFYSAQIICGILHLHSIKILYRDMKPXNVLLDDNGHCRLSDLGLAVEVKEGKKSPTRXAGTNGYMAPEILKEESYSYPVDWFAMGCSIYEMIAGRTPFKDFKEKVEKDEVKKRTLNDEVQFQHPNFDEPIKEICKLFLAKTPESRLGSRNDNDDPRKHEYFKSINFHRLEAGLIDPPFVPDPSVVYAKDVADIADFSEAKGIEFDDKDIEFFKKFSTGAIPIPWQEEVIETGLFEDLNNPNRVIEVDSKSGICLLL